One genomic region from Vibrio sp. SCSIO 43137 encodes:
- a CDS encoding hydroxymethylglutaryl-CoA reductase: MPKLNLHRRDYVSVLGGGISADELQQSLAPRFDQPLNKLTPSPYLTEKNIARRWEKLNRPELQAELLDSHTGNQASAYQKNIEHFIGTVKVPVGLAGPLRVNGLFAKDDYLIPLATTEAALVASYNRGAKLLTAAGGVSAMLLNEGVTRTPGFAFFDLAEAGQFVAWATTQFDIFKQIAESTTSYGKLTDITINIEGNHVYLVFEFLTGDASGQNMVTIATNAVFEHILSNTPVKPEYAFLDGNLSGDKKANSQTLRSVRGKKVTAEAHIPAKLIEKYLHTTPERMTQFGMMTTVGGALSGTIGVNAHYANALAALYIACGQDAACVAESAIGMTRMEVDRNGDLYASVTLPNLMLGTVGGGTGLPSQKANLEIMGLYGNGKSQALAEVCAGLCLAGELSIVGAFCAGHFARAHNKLAR; this comes from the coding sequence ATGCCAAAACTCAATCTGCACCGTCGCGACTATGTGTCTGTCCTCGGTGGCGGTATCAGCGCAGATGAACTTCAACAAAGCCTCGCTCCCCGTTTTGATCAGCCTCTGAATAAGCTTACCCCTAGCCCATACCTGACTGAAAAGAACATTGCCCGTCGCTGGGAAAAACTCAACAGACCAGAGTTGCAGGCCGAACTTCTCGATAGCCATACCGGAAATCAGGCATCTGCTTATCAGAAAAATATTGAGCACTTTATCGGAACGGTTAAAGTGCCTGTCGGTCTGGCGGGACCACTGCGGGTAAACGGTCTGTTTGCTAAGGACGATTACCTTATCCCTCTGGCAACAACAGAAGCAGCACTGGTTGCCTCTTATAATCGCGGAGCAAAATTGCTCACTGCAGCAGGCGGAGTCAGTGCTATGCTGCTCAACGAAGGAGTAACCCGGACACCCGGTTTTGCTTTTTTCGATCTGGCCGAGGCGGGACAGTTTGTTGCATGGGCGACGACACAGTTTGATATCTTTAAGCAAATTGCCGAGTCAACCACCTCCTACGGCAAACTGACGGATATCACCATCAATATCGAAGGCAACCATGTCTATCTGGTGTTTGAATTTCTGACGGGAGACGCTTCCGGTCAGAATATGGTCACCATTGCCACTAATGCCGTATTTGAGCACATTCTTTCCAATACCCCGGTTAAACCTGAATACGCCTTTCTGGACGGTAACCTGTCAGGAGATAAGAAGGCTAACAGCCAGACCCTAAGAAGTGTACGCGGTAAAAAGGTAACGGCAGAAGCCCATATTCCGGCCAAGCTTATTGAAAAATACCTGCATACCACACCAGAAAGAATGACCCAGTTTGGCATGATGACTACCGTCGGTGGTGCCCTGAGCGGCACTATCGGTGTTAACGCCCACTACGCCAACGCCCTTGCCGCTTTATATATTGCCTGTGGTCAGGATGCGGCCTGTGTAGCGGAGTCTGCCATTGGTATGACGCGTATGGAAGTGGATCGCAACGGTGACCTGTACGCCAGTGTTACGCTGCCAAATCTGATGCTGGGTACGGTGGGCGGAGGAACCGGCCTGCCAAGTCAGAAAGCTAACCTAGAGATTATGGGGTTGTACGGTAACGGTAAGTCACAGGCGCTGGCTGAAGTGTGCGCCGGCCTCTGTCTGGCGGGAGAGCTCTCTATTGTCGGCGCATTTTGTGCCGGACATTTTGCCAGAGCCCATAATAAATTAGCCCGGTAA
- a CDS encoding Crp/Fnr family transcriptional regulator: MNSFEPMLNAILPYAEQRDVAKRTVLLRECEYSNTIFFVRSGCLRSWFNQDGKDVSFQFFMPGTFLSSFESMMFNEPSSYTIESVLPSSLYTVDKKIFKQLIDDSPELKELVFQIVCERLRHYQRLFLSRIKDTPEQRYKELTKEYPELIRNIPQHYIASYLGITSVSLSRIRCRK, from the coding sequence ATGAATAGTTTTGAGCCGATGTTAAACGCCATACTCCCTTATGCAGAACAGCGGGATGTAGCGAAGAGAACTGTTTTGCTGCGTGAATGTGAATATAGCAACACTATCTTTTTTGTAAGAAGCGGCTGTCTGCGATCATGGTTTAATCAGGATGGCAAAGATGTCTCCTTTCAGTTTTTTATGCCCGGCACTTTTCTTAGCTCCTTTGAAAGTATGATGTTTAATGAGCCGAGTTCCTACACCATCGAAAGTGTACTGCCCTCTTCTCTGTATACTGTAGATAAAAAGATCTTTAAGCAGTTGATTGATGACTCTCCTGAATTAAAAGAGCTGGTATTTCAGATTGTTTGTGAGCGCCTTCGTCACTATCAGCGTTTGTTTCTGTCACGTATTAAAGATACTCCGGAACAGAGATACAAAGAGTTGACCAAAGAGTATCCTGAGCTGATTCGCAATATCCCTCAGCACTATATCGCCTCCTATCTGGGTATCACTTCCGTTTCCCTTAGCCGTATCCGTTGCAGAAAGTAA
- a CDS encoding DeoR/GlpR family DNA-binding transcription regulator, protein MTNPRQDKLLQLVIDKGYCTVEELAEALEVSTQTIRRDIKKLSDKRMIVRHHGGASSPSSTVNLDYEIRKVSETEEKNAIGERIAEMIPDNSTVFLTIGTTTEVIASHLLKKNNLQVITNSLRVANVLHSNKSFDVLIPSGKIRASNGGIVGTEAIDFIGNFRFDYLVTSAGSIDADGTLLEYDLNETAISQTVIKSARNVFVALDSTKYTPKGSIELGHISEATVFFTDEMPPDDIKEVIDQSQVKLEICN, encoded by the coding sequence ATGACTAATCCAAGACAAGACAAATTACTGCAGTTAGTTATAGATAAAGGTTACTGTACCGTTGAGGAGTTAGCAGAAGCCCTTGAGGTTTCTACGCAGACTATTCGCCGGGATATTAAAAAGCTGAGTGACAAACGTATGATCGTTCGTCACCACGGAGGAGCAAGCTCTCCATCCAGCACAGTAAACCTGGACTATGAAATCCGTAAAGTATCAGAAACAGAAGAGAAAAACGCCATTGGCGAGCGAATTGCGGAGATGATTCCCGATAACTCTACTGTGTTTCTGACTATCGGTACTACAACTGAAGTGATTGCCAGCCACCTGCTTAAGAAGAATAATCTTCAGGTGATTACGAACTCGTTGCGGGTTGCCAATGTACTTCACAGTAACAAAAGTTTTGATGTGTTAATTCCGAGCGGAAAAATCAGGGCATCGAATGGTGGCATTGTTGGTACGGAAGCTATCGACTTTATCGGCAACTTCCGGTTTGATTATCTGGTGACCAGCGCCGGTTCAATAGATGCTGACGGCACTCTGCTTGAGTATGATCTAAATGAGACCGCTATTTCTCAGACAGTAATTAAGTCTGCCAGAAATGTGTTTGTTGCACTGGATTCAACCAAATACACTCCGAAAGGCTCCATAGAGCTTGGGCATATCAGCGAAGCAACAGTGTTCTTTACTGATGAGATGCCGCCGGATGATATTAAGGAAGTAATTGATCAGAGCCAGGTAAAACTGGAAATCTGTAATTAG
- a CDS encoding YHS domain-containing (seleno)protein, whose amino-acid sequence MNKWISGVLLFAAQALFSASAFAADPIYTGFFSNKALDGYDTVAYFTQGKAVEGSKRFKLSYKGADWYFSSQENLDKFQADPEKFAPQYGGYCAWAIAAKNDFAPGDPKQWSIVDDKLYLNYDKSIKDMWLEDVPGFISQGDKNWPSLIN is encoded by the coding sequence ATGAACAAGTGGATTAGCGGAGTATTACTATTTGCAGCACAGGCACTGTTTAGTGCATCTGCATTCGCAGCAGACCCGATTTATACCGGTTTCTTTAGTAATAAAGCACTGGATGGCTATGATACCGTTGCTTACTTTACTCAGGGTAAAGCCGTTGAAGGTAGTAAAAGGTTTAAGCTTTCCTACAAGGGTGCCGACTGGTACTTCTCAAGTCAGGAAAATCTGGACAAGTTTCAGGCTGACCCGGAGAAGTTTGCCCCTCAATACGGCGGTTACTGTGCATGGGCCATTGCCGCTAAAAATGATTTTGCACCGGGAGACCCTAAGCAGTGGAGCATTGTTGATGACAAGCTATATCTGAATTACGACAAGTCTATTAAAGATATGTGGCTGGAAGATGTACCGGGCTTTATCTCTCAGGGTGATAAAAACTGGCCTTCACTGATTAACTAA
- the yihU gene encoding sulfolactaldehyde 3-reductase: MSTIGFIGLGQMGSPMASNLIKGGHSLKVFDISKDAVAALTEQGAVAASSPSEAALDAEFIVTMLPNGSLVRNVIWGEQGITESMSKDALLIDMSTIHPFETDALIKEMKENGFDMMEAPVGRTSDHAVRGELLILAGGTKEQIAKAQPLFDCMGSETIDAGGAGKGSRVKIINNYMSIALNALSAEAATLAEAIGLDFETALAVMQGTPAGKGHFTTTWPGKVLAGDLSPAFMLDLAHKDLGIALDLANQVNVPMPCGAASRELYSIARAAGRGRQDWTSVLEQLRVTSGLEAKIK, from the coding sequence ATGTCTACTATCGGCTTTATCGGTCTTGGCCAAATGGGCAGCCCAATGGCTTCAAATCTGATTAAAGGTGGTCACTCCCTTAAGGTGTTCGATATCAGCAAAGATGCTGTAGCAGCACTAACAGAGCAAGGCGCCGTTGCTGCCAGCTCTCCGTCTGAAGCCGCACTGGATGCAGAATTTATTGTCACTATGCTTCCCAATGGTTCTCTGGTTCGTAACGTTATCTGGGGCGAACAAGGTATTACAGAATCCATGAGCAAAGATGCTCTGCTTATTGATATGTCTACTATCCATCCTTTTGAAACCGACGCGTTAATCAAAGAGATGAAAGAAAACGGCTTTGACATGATGGAAGCACCTGTTGGCCGCACATCTGATCACGCGGTACGCGGTGAACTTCTTATCCTTGCCGGTGGCACTAAAGAGCAGATTGCTAAAGCTCAGCCACTGTTCGACTGCATGGGCAGTGAAACCATTGACGCCGGCGGTGCAGGTAAAGGCAGCCGGGTAAAAATCATCAATAACTATATGAGTATTGCACTAAATGCTCTGTCTGCAGAAGCGGCAACACTTGCTGAAGCCATCGGCCTTGATTTCGAAACTGCACTTGCAGTTATGCAAGGCACTCCGGCAGGGAAAGGTCACTTTACAACAACCTGGCCGGGCAAGGTGTTAGCGGGCGATCTCTCTCCGGCATTTATGCTTGATCTTGCCCATAAAGATTTAGGTATTGCCCTTGACCTTGCTAATCAGGTTAATGTACCTATGCCGTGCGGTGCAGCATCCCGTGAACTGTATAGTATTGCCCGTGCTGCAGGCCGTGGCCGTCAGGACTGGACTTCCGTTCTTGAACAGCTACGTGTTACTTCAGGTCTGGAAGCGAAAATCAAATAA
- a CDS encoding (Fe-S)-binding protein — MKVNLFATCLGDMVKAEVAKKTVLLLEQLNCEVIFPERQGCCGQPSLNSGYIEGSKPAMKNIIESFEGNDYPIVSPAGSCAASIKKYPEYLADEPEWAARAQKVADRLFELTQFIVNELKVENLGAKLEGRGVYHPSCSLIRKLGVREEPLKLLGQVEGLELLPIKNQETCCGFGGTFSVKMSEISGEMVIEKVRHISDVEPDYLIGADISCLINIGGRISREGKPIKVMHIVDVLLSGEVK, encoded by the coding sequence ATGAAGGTAAACTTATTTGCCACTTGTCTGGGTGACATGGTGAAAGCGGAAGTTGCCAAAAAAACAGTCCTGCTGTTAGAACAACTTAACTGTGAAGTGATATTCCCTGAGAGACAAGGGTGCTGCGGGCAGCCTTCGCTAAACAGTGGATACATCGAAGGCAGCAAGCCTGCGATGAAAAACATCATCGAGTCCTTTGAAGGCAATGATTACCCGATTGTCAGCCCGGCCGGTTCCTGTGCCGCATCCATTAAAAAGTATCCTGAATATCTTGCTGATGAGCCTGAGTGGGCAGCCCGTGCACAAAAGGTCGCCGATCGTCTGTTTGAACTGACTCAGTTTATCGTCAATGAACTTAAGGTGGAGAACCTTGGTGCCAAGCTGGAAGGGCGCGGAGTTTATCATCCGTCTTGCAGCCTTATCCGTAAACTTGGTGTGCGTGAAGAGCCTCTTAAACTGCTGGGACAGGTTGAAGGTCTGGAGCTGTTACCGATAAAAAATCAGGAAACCTGCTGCGGTTTCGGCGGTACCTTCTCCGTGAAGATGTCTGAAATTTCCGGCGAGATGGTAATTGAAAAGGTTCGTCATATCTCTGATGTAGAGCCGGACTACCTGATTGGTGCCGATATCAGTTGCCTTATCAACATTGGCGGCCGTATTAGCCGCGAAGGTAAGCCTATTAAAGTAATGCATATTGTTGATGTGCTGTTAAGTGGTGAGGTGAAGTAG
- a CDS encoding winged helix-turn-helix domain-containing protein — protein sequence MDSLSPAQARKLILHSQQLPAVKASGSALLATQSAIEHLGYIQIDTISVIERAHHHTLWNRNSRYQPQHIDKLVNDKKVFEYWSHAAAYLPMRDFRYSLPNKLALKSGRRSHWFKKDLALMKHVTERIQNEGPLMAKDFEGAGKKHQGWGSKPAKQALENLFMQGDLMIAGRKNFHKVYDLTERVLPDDLNTQPPTESEHASFLVRNYLKANGLGNHGEITYLLKESKKPVKQALNEMFERGEITPVAVVGEQYFVLPDSLELLNKPLRKSRAKILSPFDNLLIQRKRTQKLFAYDYLLECYTPAAKRKYGYFCLPILWDGKLVARMDCKADRKTSILHIHNLVLEPSLRKVDEFASALKKELALFMTFNGCEQLEVYSGSPVSFI from the coding sequence ATGGATAGTCTCTCTCCGGCTCAGGCGCGCAAACTGATACTGCATTCTCAGCAACTTCCGGCGGTTAAAGCCAGTGGCTCTGCCCTTTTAGCCACCCAGTCTGCTATTGAACATCTGGGTTATATACAGATTGATACTATCTCCGTTATTGAGCGGGCTCATCACCACACCTTGTGGAACCGAAACAGTCGCTATCAGCCACAGCACATTGATAAATTGGTGAATGACAAAAAGGTGTTCGAGTACTGGTCACATGCGGCTGCCTATCTGCCTATGCGTGATTTTCGCTATAGCCTGCCCAATAAACTGGCACTTAAAAGCGGCCGGCGCAGTCACTGGTTTAAAAAAGATCTTGCCCTGATGAAACATGTGACGGAACGAATCCAGAATGAAGGGCCATTGATGGCCAAGGACTTTGAAGGCGCCGGTAAAAAACATCAGGGCTGGGGAAGTAAACCGGCTAAACAAGCATTGGAGAATCTGTTTATGCAGGGTGATCTTATGATTGCCGGGCGCAAAAACTTCCATAAAGTGTATGACCTTACCGAAAGGGTGCTACCGGATGATTTAAATACTCAGCCACCGACTGAAAGTGAACACGCCAGCTTTTTAGTGCGTAACTATCTGAAAGCTAATGGTCTGGGAAACCATGGCGAGATAACGTATCTGCTGAAAGAGAGCAAAAAGCCGGTAAAACAGGCACTGAATGAGATGTTTGAACGTGGTGAGATTACGCCGGTCGCAGTGGTTGGCGAGCAGTACTTTGTGTTACCTGACTCCCTCGAGTTGCTGAATAAGCCGCTGAGAAAGAGCAGGGCAAAAATACTGTCGCCATTCGATAATCTCCTGATCCAGAGAAAACGTACGCAAAAACTGTTTGCCTATGACTACCTGCTGGAGTGTTATACCCCGGCGGCTAAAAGAAAGTATGGCTACTTCTGTCTGCCTATTCTCTGGGATGGCAAGCTGGTGGCGAGAATGGACTGCAAAGCCGACCGGAAAACCTCAATACTGCATATCCATAACCTGGTACTGGAACCTTCACTGCGTAAGGTAGACGAGTTTGCTTCAGCGCTGAAAAAAGAGCTGGCGCTGTTTATGACCTTTAATGGTTGTGAGCAACTGGAAGTTTACTCCGGAAGTCCTGTGTCTTTTATCTGA
- a CDS encoding NAD(P)H-dependent oxidoreductase produces MRVLVVFNHPYQGSFCNSILNSVMRGLDEGQHEMDVIHLDKEQFDPVMRSKDLQAFTIAKTDPERAYTMLDEQVLDYKRRVENADHIVFIFPIWWELMPALTKGFIDKLIFPGIAYNYKENGLGMYSLLNKLEGVTMITTMNTPSLAYRLLFGNAIQKALMMGTFWKIGIKKRKWINLTNVKFSSDKKRAKWLSDIEMRFMQLN; encoded by the coding sequence ATGCGAGTTCTGGTTGTTTTTAATCATCCGTATCAAGGCAGTTTCTGCAACTCAATCTTAAATTCTGTAATGCGTGGGCTGGATGAAGGTCAGCATGAAATGGACGTGATCCATCTGGATAAAGAGCAGTTTGACCCTGTGATGCGCAGCAAAGACCTTCAGGCCTTTACTATTGCCAAAACTGACCCTGAGCGTGCTTATACCATGCTGGACGAGCAAGTTCTCGACTATAAGCGGCGGGTCGAAAACGCCGATCATATTGTGTTTATATTTCCTATCTGGTGGGAATTGATGCCGGCACTGACCAAGGGCTTTATTGATAAGCTGATTTTCCCCGGTATCGCCTATAACTACAAAGAGAACGGGCTGGGTATGTACAGCCTACTGAACAAACTTGAAGGGGTCACCATGATCACCACCATGAATACACCTTCGCTGGCCTACCGTCTGCTGTTCGGCAATGCTATTCAGAAAGCACTAATGATGGGAACCTTCTGGAAAATCGGCATTAAAAAACGTAAGTGGATTAACCTGACCAATGTTAAGTTCTCTTCTGATAAGAAAAGAGCCAAATGGCTCAGCGATATTGAAATGCGCTTTATGCAGCTGAACTAG
- a CDS encoding LutB/LldF family L-lactate oxidation iron-sulfur protein, giving the protein MSMKTSDVKFRDRLNVQMKDEFMRQSVANAQERMFANRQIAADKLGNWEEWRDMGMDIRNHVLENLDYYLHQLSESVARNGGHVFFASTAQEATDYIEGIIQQKNAKKVVKSKSMVTEEIDLNRVIQRNNCEVVETDLGEYILQVDDCDPPSHIVVPALHKNRTQIRDIFKDKIGYQGTDDPEEMTRFVRDYIRHDFLEADIGITGCNFAVAESGTVSLVTNEGNARLATSLPKTHIAVMGMERMVPTFEELDIMISLLCRSAVGLPMTGYVTALTGPREDEHCDGPEEFHLVIVDNGRSDILGSEFKDILRCVRCAACVNTCPAYRHIGGQSYGSIYSGPIGAVLSPLLGGYDDFKDLPYACSLCKACHDVCPVKIPLSDLLLKHRQKMAEEKITPAGERLTVGAFNFINARPILWDTTVKVGASVASSLIKNGKMPINIGATGEWTEARDLPQPDGESFRSWFKNHKKK; this is encoded by the coding sequence ATGTCGATGAAAACAAGTGACGTTAAGTTCCGCGACAGACTTAACGTTCAAATGAAAGATGAATTTATGCGTCAGTCGGTGGCCAATGCGCAGGAGCGTATGTTCGCCAACCGTCAGATTGCGGCCGATAAACTGGGTAACTGGGAAGAGTGGCGCGACATGGGAATGGATATCCGTAACCATGTGCTGGAAAACCTTGACTACTACCTGCATCAACTGAGTGAAAGTGTTGCCCGCAACGGCGGCCATGTTTTCTTCGCTTCCACCGCGCAGGAAGCAACAGATTACATCGAAGGTATTATTCAGCAGAAGAATGCCAAGAAAGTAGTTAAGTCTAAATCCATGGTAACGGAAGAGATTGACCTTAACCGTGTGATTCAGCGAAACAACTGTGAAGTGGTTGAAACCGACCTTGGTGAATACATTCTTCAGGTGGATGATTGTGATCCTCCGTCTCACATTGTTGTGCCGGCCTTGCACAAAAACCGAACTCAGATCCGCGATATCTTTAAAGATAAGATCGGGTATCAGGGTACTGATGATCCGGAAGAGATGACCCGTTTTGTTCGCGATTATATCCGTCATGATTTCCTTGAAGCGGATATCGGTATCACCGGTTGTAACTTTGCTGTTGCTGAATCGGGTACCGTCAGCCTTGTGACCAACGAAGGTAACGCCCGTCTGGCGACCAGTCTGCCGAAGACCCATATTGCCGTGATGGGTATGGAGCGTATGGTTCCTACCTTTGAAGAGCTGGATATCATGATCAGCCTGCTGTGTCGTAGTGCTGTTGGTCTGCCGATGACAGGCTATGTAACGGCTTTGACCGGCCCGCGTGAAGATGAGCACTGTGACGGCCCTGAAGAGTTCCATCTGGTGATCGTTGATAACGGTCGTTCTGACATTCTTGGCTCTGAGTTTAAAGACATTCTGCGCTGTGTACGTTGTGCGGCCTGTGTGAACACTTGCCCTGCTTATCGTCATATTGGCGGTCAGTCATACGGCTCTATCTATTCCGGCCCGATTGGTGCTGTGCTTTCTCCTCTGTTAGGCGGCTATGACGACTTTAAGGATCTACCTTACGCCTGTAGTTTGTGTAAAGCGTGTCACGATGTCTGTCCCGTTAAAATTCCATTATCTGATCTTCTGCTTAAGCACCGTCAGAAAATGGCGGAAGAGAAGATCACTCCGGCGGGTGAAAGGCTTACGGTGGGTGCATTTAACTTTATTAACGCCAGACCGATTTTGTGGGATACCACGGTGAAAGTTGGTGCTTCTGTGGCCAGCAGTCTGATTAAAAACGGCAAGATGCCAATCAATATCGGCGCGACAGGTGAATGGACCGAAGCGCGGGATCTGCCTCAGCCGGATGGTGAATCCTTCCGTAGCTGGTTTAAAAATCATAAAAAGAAATAG
- a CDS encoding LysR family transcriptional regulator produces the protein MPDIDDLVLFTQVIENGSFSKVADLNGITKSVVSKRVSKLENKLGVQLIYRTTRNLSPTEAGEVLYNRAKDIKDIARSAFNAINGYNEVLSGHIRMSVPTISGDLLLAEAVSDFCQQHPGLTIDMSMDNEFVDLIADNYDLVIRTGYLEDSSLIARYIFNSRWVICATPGYIEEFGEPLKPKDLLRHNCLGYTHESTGTFDWQFKRNSDIYTLKVSGNFSSDNSAALRKAALAGNGLAYVPTCLVYEDLQKGDLVEVLADQVGKEVGIYAVYPYTRNPAKRIQALIEHIRDRYLSINQYF, from the coding sequence ATGCCTGATATTGATGATTTGGTGCTGTTTACCCAAGTGATAGAGAATGGTTCCTTTAGCAAGGTAGCTGATCTGAACGGGATCACTAAATCGGTAGTAAGTAAACGAGTAAGCAAACTGGAGAATAAGCTGGGAGTTCAGCTTATTTACCGTACAACCAGAAACCTCTCACCGACGGAAGCGGGAGAAGTACTCTATAACCGGGCAAAAGATATCAAGGATATCGCCCGTTCAGCCTTCAATGCCATTAATGGCTACAATGAGGTGTTGTCCGGTCATATCCGTATGTCGGTTCCCACCATTTCAGGTGACTTGCTACTGGCGGAAGCGGTATCGGACTTCTGTCAGCAGCATCCGGGGCTGACCATAGATATGTCGATGGATAATGAGTTTGTTGACCTGATTGCCGATAACTACGATCTGGTGATACGAACCGGTTATCTGGAAGACTCCAGTCTTATCGCCCGTTATATTTTCAACTCACGCTGGGTTATCTGCGCCACACCGGGTTATATCGAAGAGTTTGGTGAGCCGCTAAAACCGAAAGATCTACTGCGCCATAACTGCCTGGGGTATACCCATGAAAGTACCGGTACCTTTGACTGGCAGTTTAAGCGCAACAGCGACATTTATACCCTGAAAGTAAGTGGTAACTTCTCTTCAGACAACTCTGCTGCTTTACGAAAAGCGGCGCTGGCCGGCAATGGTTTAGCCTATGTACCGACCTGTCTGGTCTATGAAGATTTGCAGAAAGGGGATCTAGTGGAAGTGCTGGCGGATCAGGTGGGCAAAGAGGTGGGTATCTATGCTGTTTACCCCTATACCCGAAACCCGGCCAAGCGGATACAGGCTTTAATAGAGCATATCCGCGACCGTTATCTGAGTATTAATCAGTACTTCTGA
- a CDS encoding LutC/YkgG family protein: MSDSVLNVDPERIHNRSPFLDNIAKKLGREKRTTGVVRPALRHNCHHEVMAEFSQDELKEVLIGYTENNLASQAVVTTREKVAEALKAVCEGYCVVAEGEEAPANKAEVFLSSDARLQDLVSEASIESSLYDVNSWEASVGYQRNIELAERAKVGVVFAEQALAESGTMVLYSQPNQGRSVSLLPEASVFIVAKSTLKARLTQATAELHKKAADGERIPSCVNFISGPSSTADIELIKVVGVHGPVFASYIIIDDM, encoded by the coding sequence ATGTCTGATTCAGTACTAAATGTAGATCCGGAACGGATTCATAATCGCAGCCCATTTCTGGATAATATTGCCAAGAAACTTGGACGTGAAAAAAGAACCACTGGTGTTGTACGCCCGGCTCTGAGACATAACTGCCACCATGAAGTCATGGCGGAGTTTTCTCAGGATGAGTTGAAAGAGGTGTTGATTGGTTATACCGAAAATAATCTGGCTTCTCAGGCCGTAGTCACCACCAGAGAGAAGGTAGCAGAAGCATTAAAAGCCGTATGTGAAGGTTATTGTGTTGTTGCGGAAGGTGAAGAAGCACCGGCTAACAAAGCCGAAGTGTTTCTTTCTTCAGATGCAAGATTGCAGGATCTGGTGAGTGAGGCTTCTATTGAGTCGTCCCTTTACGATGTAAATAGCTGGGAAGCTTCTGTTGGCTATCAACGCAATATCGAACTGGCTGAACGTGCCAAAGTCGGTGTGGTGTTTGCTGAGCAGGCGTTGGCAGAGTCCGGCACTATGGTGCTGTACAGCCAGCCGAATCAGGGGCGTAGCGTTAGTTTGCTGCCGGAAGCATCGGTGTTTATTGTTGCTAAGAGTACCCTTAAAGCGCGCCTTACTCAGGCAACGGCAGAGCTGCATAAAAAAGCGGCTGATGGCGAGCGTATTCCATCTTGTGTTAACTTTATCTCCGGTCCGAGTTCTACGGCAGATATTGAGTTAATAAAAGTGGTTGGTGTTCACGGTCCTGTATTTGCCAGCTATATTATTATTGATGATATGTAA
- a CDS encoding PfkB family carbohydrate kinase, whose protein sequence is MPIACVGITVLDRIQRVQALPSSGGKYVATDYFEVGGGPAATAAVAVAKLGKPVDFIGRVGGDSVADIMLSELAGYGVNVNNSVRISAASSSFSAVLVDDEGERMIINYQDPSLSRDIEPLKSVDFSTYSTILCDVRWPEGAEYALKQAKKYGIPSVLDADLSPEPIDKLVELADHVAFSEPGLARFTETEDPIKGLEIAQKRTNGKVYVTVGAKGCYWLENGELMHQQGKKVAVVDTTGAGDVFHGAFAVAVSEEMETRNAVIFSNTVAALKCTKLGGREGIPDRQTVDADIAV, encoded by the coding sequence ATGCCAATAGCATGTGTAGGAATAACCGTATTAGATAGAATTCAGCGCGTTCAGGCCCTTCCGTCCAGCGGAGGCAAGTATGTCGCTACCGATTACTTTGAAGTTGGTGGCGGTCCTGCGGCTACTGCTGCAGTGGCAGTGGCTAAATTAGGTAAGCCGGTTGATTTTATCGGACGTGTCGGCGGTGATTCTGTTGCTGATATCATGCTGTCAGAGCTTGCAGGGTATGGCGTTAACGTTAATAACTCTGTGCGGATTTCTGCTGCCTCTTCATCATTTTCAGCTGTTTTGGTTGATGACGAAGGGGAGCGTATGATCATTAACTATCAGGATCCTTCATTGAGCCGGGATATAGAACCGCTGAAATCTGTCGACTTCTCTACATACTCAACCATCTTGTGTGATGTACGTTGGCCGGAAGGGGCAGAATATGCTCTTAAACAGGCAAAAAAATACGGCATTCCATCAGTTCTTGATGCAGATTTATCTCCGGAACCAATTGATAAACTGGTTGAACTTGCTGATCACGTTGCCTTTTCTGAACCTGGTCTTGCTCGTTTTACTGAGACAGAAGACCCAATTAAAGGGTTAGAAATTGCTCAAAAAAGGACAAATGGCAAGGTTTATGTTACTGTCGGCGCCAAAGGATGCTATTGGCTGGAGAATGGTGAGCTGATGCATCAACAAGGTAAAAAAGTAGCTGTTGTTGATACCACCGGAGCTGGTGATGTATTTCACGGTGCTTTTGCTGTCGCCGTTTCTGAAGAGATGGAAACACGTAATGCGGTTATTTTCTCGAATACGGTAGCAGCGTTAAAATGTACAAAATTAGGCGGGCGCGAGGGGATTCCGGATAGACAAACCGTTGACGCTGATATCGCCGTATAA